CAATCTTATCTTCACAAAGCATCCATAAAAGATGGACCGAATCCAGAAAAGAATCTGACCTTTTATAACCTTAATTATGACAATGCCAATAGGGAGTTATTTTGGGCTTAGTCCAAGTTGAGAGATGATGAAGTTGAAAAACTTTTGGCTGTGCCTTCAAACTGTGGTTACAGTGGAAATAATACCTCCCCCAGATCAAAGAGTTAATTTCCAGTAACAACTGAATCATCAAGAGATTTTACAGTCAGCTCTTTCAACACAAGTGAAAAGGCAgataatcttttttaaaaaaagcatctttGCATCTTTGGAGTTTTATGGTAGAAACAGCTCAGTGTTTAATATGTTAAAGCTTAGACAAAAACATGTTCAATCATTTTTGTGCATTAAGACCTACAACACACATCTGATAGTTTTATAATATACATTTGCTAATGGCTTTATATGAATAATTTGATAAGAAAACAGGACAATCTTTAGCTCTTCTACACAGTTTTCATTGTCTAGTTCTTTCACCAAACATGATGATGTGTAAGTGCTTTTACCAAAGAGTCTGAGTAGGTGAGGAGCCCCATAGATCTGAGACATTGGTGTATCTGGGTGGTTGGCAAGGATGTCTGCGTACTGAGGCCTCTCGAATTTGTAGAGAAGTTGTGTCCCCAGCATAACATTGAAATATTCACGGACACCAGCAACCACCTCGTTTACAGCAAACTCCCTGATCagtgaagagaaaacagaaaagtcaaATCTTTACTCTTAGTATTTGTTCACCATGTCctagaaacattttaaataaaacattttctctctctgcattgCTTGCACCATAAACAGTTTTGCTTGAGAAGATGAAAAGTAGAAGTTTTTACTTGCTGTCTGAGTTTCCTCTTGATTTCTTGTAGTTTGCATAATCTTCAAGGACTGCGTCAACATTTTTTTTGGCAGGTAGGTggaaaagctgaagaaaaacaaaatagaaagaaataacTTTGGAAATGTTGTAGACAAATACAATGTATAAAATGCTGTGAAGTGAAACTTGAGTTTAAGGTCAGTGCTTACTAACCTGCTTTTGCCGTGTAATCAAGTCCCAGTCGTCCACAAGCCAGGGTTTCAGCTCCTCCGGGATTTTCACTTTGACCTCCACTCGATTTATGAAAGTTTCCTCCTGAGTAAACAGGAGtgcggggggaaaaaaaagaaaaagttaattaaaagaaaacttttaacAATCATGTTTACACACCTAAATGGAAACCAAGCCTCAGAAACATTTCATAAACAGTGGTTTCAAATGTAGTTCCTGCTACACTGCTGCAACTGCAGTGAATTAAGGCGTTTTTACACCTATAGTTTGTTAACTCTGGTCTGATGCAGTTCATGAATTTGTAAACTTGTAGCTTTTTCCCATGGTTTCGTCTCTTTTCACACAGAAGATGCCAATCAAACTCCAAGTGAGCCAAAATGCGTCACTAAAAACGATGCAACAATGTTCGGTATGCTTACTCGAGTCTGGAGTGAgagcaacaaaagtaaatacaggaaACAGGTGCTGTGGTCTGGAATAGTGGATAACATGGAAAATTTAGTCCTaacatttgtattttatctGGTTAATATTTCACAGTTTATACACGCTGCAACACTCCAGAATGCAAAGCATTCTCGGCTATAGCAAGGTGTTCCACTCAAACCTATAAACAACCATAAACAAACCGCTCTGAAGTTTGTTTGAAACCAAAGAAAGATCAGCTCCCCCAAAGGGTTTCAGTGCGGTTGCTCTGGTCTGCACCCAAGTGCGATTACTTTGTTCTCATAAACCACAtgaggagaaaacaaagcagcctTAGGGCTTTTTTATGGTTGCCGCGTCGCTTGTGTAGTCTCTTGATAATTTTCACTTCACATCTTGTGCCATGTTGGTCGGTCGTGCACCTCTTGATTTTTGCGACTTGGTGCGTTGTGCTCGGCTGAGCTTGTCAAAGGAActttgcaaataaaacaaaaacaaaacacttttgaCAAAGCTTTGGTTTCCCGGTTTGACTTCTCCCCATCAGCGCATATGACAAGATAGTGTCTGAGTGGCGACACCTATCATTTAGGAGAATACTACAAACTTCTTGCGCCTTAACTGCAGGCATAAATGGCTGCATCTGTGTGATGGCGTGGCAGTGAGCAAAGCGACCACTGCAGCAGGTGTATTGGCACATTAAGCCTGTTCATTTTCGCACAGTCTGGTATTATTTGACATTACCAACAGAAACAAAATTCTGAACTTACGCTTTCCACAGTTGGGTCAACACGAGCTCTTTTCTTGCGTGGAGGATGGGTTGGATCTCCCCCTGAACTAGTCCCTTCTCCTGCTCCAGGAGCTGCACAGACACAGCTTTAATTAACTGCCACTCTTGCCTTATAATGAGTCAATTTTAAGAATCGCATTTATAAATTCTAACATTGTAAGACAATGTGATGTACTTACTcttctgtttgttctttttggTTTTCCTACAAACAAAGAAGAGCTAATTAAGTGTGAAGTGTTAATATGAAAAGCAGTTTGGCAGCTTATGttacagaggaaaacaaaacaaaaactcacaCATCGTTTTTCTGCGATGCAGCAGGTATCTTCTTATTTGGCGCTTGACCCCTCATTTTTCCTTCTACATAATGGTCTCTGTATTAAAACAAGTTCAGATATTCAGGAATAATTAATTTGTACCACACTCACTACACTTTCacaagatttaaaaatcactgTAGCACGTGACCCAACACAGTTTTTGTAGTACTATGAATAGGCATGACACATTAGTGT
This Astatotilapia calliptera chromosome 7, fAstCal1.2, whole genome shotgun sequence DNA region includes the following protein-coding sequences:
- the morf4l1 gene encoding mortality factor 4-like protein 1; this translates as MAPKQDPKPKFQEGERVLCFHGPLLYEAKCVKINIKDKQIKYFIHYSGWNKNWDEWVPESRVLKYVDSNLQKQRELQRANQDHYVEGKMRGQAPNKKIPAASQKNDVKTKKNKQKTPGAGEGTSSGGDPTHPPRKKRARVDPTVESEETFINRVEVKVKIPEELKPWLVDDWDLITRQKQLFHLPAKKNVDAVLEDYANYKKSRGNSDSKEFAVNEVVAGVREYFNVMLGTQLLYKFERPQYADILANHPDTPMSQIYGAPHLLRLFVRIGAMLAYTPLDEKSLALLLSYLQDFLKYLVKNSASLFNASDYEVAPPEYHRKAV